The genome window ACTCTCTTGGCTGCTCCAATATGTAATTGACTGGGATTGTGTATAAACCTTGACATCTTTTTTGTCAAGCTTTTCACTTACAACAAGTGGTGTGGCCATCAGTTTACAATCAGTCATGCCAAATTTCACAAGAATATTTTCAGCATATTTCTTTTGACAAATAAAGGTTCCATTATCATATTGATAAATCTCCATACCAAGAAAATGATGTAGCAGTTCCATATCAttcattttatatattttcatcATGTCTTTCTTAAAATCAGCAATCATCTTCTCATTGTTATTGGTGTAAAGCAAATCATCAACATAAAAAGAAACATTGAGAATTTTGAGCTATCTTGAGTTTTCACATATAAGGTTTGCTCACTTTTACTCTTCTTGAATTCTTGCTCCATGAAGTAAGAATCAATTTGGCTATACAAAACCCTTAGAgtttgtttcaatccatacaACACTTTCTTCAACTTATACACTTTGTCTTCTTGTCCTTTTTCGACAAAACCTTGAGGTTGTTCAACATACACCTGTTCCTTCAATTCTCCATTCAAAAAGGCAGATTTAACATCAAGTTGGTAGAGATTCCAGCCTTTATGGACTGCCATGGCAATAAGAGTTCTAATTGTATCAAATCTTGCAACCGGTGTGAATGTTTTGTTATAGTCAATTTCGAGCTGTTGTGGATAACCCTTAGCAACAAGTTTTGCCTTCTTCTTTTGGATTGAACCATTCAGATTCAACTCGACTTTGTAAATCCATTTGACACCAATGATCTCCTTGTCTTGTGACTTTTCAACTAGCTTCCAAGTCTCATTTTTCTCAATTGCATAAATTCCATCTTCCATTGCGTTTTTCCAATCCTTTTCTGCATATgcttcttcaaaattttctggttcaGAACGCAAATATTATATCTTGCATGAATATCACTCAAACTCCGCATTTTCTTTGGAGTTGAATTGGGAGAATTCGAACTTGAACTTGGAGATGATGGTGGACTGCTTGTTGGTGTTGAatcatcatcattttcttcttcatttgttgaattttctTCTTATTCATAATGACAAACAACCTCCTCCATAATCTTTTTCTCATTCCAATTCCAAGCAGCATTTTCATCAAATACAATATCTCAACTAATAATGATTTTGTTAGTCTTCAAATTAAACAATCTATAACCTTTAGACTTGGAGTTATAACcaacaaaaatacatttttcactTACTTCATCAAATTtgtccctttttcttttggaatttgAGCATAGCAAATGCTCCAAAAAACCTTCAAGTGTTTCACCAATGGTATCCTTCCATTCCATGCTTCAATTGGAGTTTAATTCCATACGCCTTTTGTAGGATTTCGATTGAGCAAACATACAGCTGTATAAACAGTTTCAGCCCAAAATTTCTTTGGCAAGTCTTTCTTTCCGAGactccattttgttgtggtGTGTAGCCAACGGTCAGTTTCCTTTTCAAACCTTCATCTTTACAAAATTCTTAGAATGCATTTGAGGTGTACTCTTTACTACGATCACTCAACTTCTTGATGTAACAACCACTTTATTTTTCAACAAGACTTttgaactttttaaaaattgaaaacacCGTAGATTTTTCTTTCATGAAATAGATCCAAATcattcttgaaaaatcatcaatgaaaAGGATGAAATACTTGTTACCTCCATGAGAAGTTGTCTTCATGGGCCCATAAACATCCGTATGAATCAgctccaaaatttttttggctCGCCATGCAACTCCTTTATGAAATGGTTGCCGGTGTTGTTTGCCAACTACACAACCTTCACAAACTTCATGTTTCTCCTCAATTCTTGGTGAGCCATATGCCATCTCTCTTCGTTGAAGCACCTTGAGGTTATGAAAATTCAAATGGCCAAATCTCTTAAGCCGCAACCATGAATTTTCATTGACATGTACTTTCAAGACTTGATTTTCACTATAATTGAATTTGATTGGAAAACTTCGGTTGGCTTACATTTGGATTTCATCACAAGCTATCTACCATCCTTTTTCATAGATGCAGCACTCATAATCATCAAAGTTAAGTGCATATTTATGTTCAAGAAGATTCAAATGGCCAAACCTCTTATGCTCAACCATGAATTTTCATTGACGTACTTTCAAGACTCGACTTTCACTATAATTGAATTTGATTGGAAAACTTCGGTTCGCTTACATTTGAATTTTCATCACAAGCTGTCTACCATTCTTTTTGTTATGGATGCAACACTCATAATCATCAAAGTTAAGTGCAAATTTATGCTCAAGAAGATTCAAATGGCCAAACCTCTTATGCCCACTACTACAAAAGTGTCCTTTTATGACATTCAAAAGCGTCATTATAGATCTATGTCATGACGTTTAGGCTCTAATGACGCTCTATTAGAAGCGTCGTCCATTCTAGCGTCACGATAGGTTTATGACAGTTTTAAGTGTCCCAATTTATCATTATTATGACACTATTAAATGTCATTATCTATGCATATTATGACACTTTCAAATGACAAGAAATGTTGGGGTACAATAACATATCATGACACTTTTTTAGTATAAGTAGATAGAAATATTATGACACTTTTGAAGAGTAACTAGATCAGGCTTTTATGACATTTTCTACTTGTCAGTGTAGCATCCAAATTAAAGTGTTCCAACTTCTTGCTGCATATCATATGACGGCAGAAACCACATTTCATCCTGCCACACAAGCATCTCCAATCCTAAATTTTGAAGGATTGTAACGTAGCTAGTACAATAATATAAAAGAAGCAATACAATCATCCAAACTTGTGCAAAAGTACATCATCCAAACAATCCACACCAAAAGTGTCTACAAATTATATACTAATTTAGAATAAGGGAAGCCCTAAAGATGGATcagaaaatttattatttgagCCACCAGCAACAGCACCACTAGTTCCACTGCCATCACCACCAATGGAGGGCTGAGACACCATAGGTGGCTGCACCTGAAGTGAGTGATCATCTTCATCCAAAGACAGTCTTTCATATGCTACGTTAGTGAAAGAAGCAGCAATAACAATCACAGGTCTAGAAGCAATCAAAGCTCCCACAACATTTCCTCCAACAACTTGACTGTATCTACCAGCCAAATATATGGTCAAATTGGTGGCACCCGGTGGAGCTAGTGGTGGAAGGAAGGAGCCCGACAATGATAAAATTTCGAACCAACCATGTAACGTCATGACTGAACCGGCAACAGCCAGTTGCCTCAAGCTCACATTGTTGACCGTGCCACTACTACTCAATATGCAAATACCTCTTTGCCTTTTTCTAACATATGTTGCAACTAATTCAAACACATCACAGCCGCTGCTGACCTCTAATTTATGTGCTCGGAGCGTGTTGGTGCTCTCTTGAGTGATTATCACCGGGGGTTTAGGCTTGTTTTTGGAGCTAGGTGGCCGGCCTCTTGGCCGAAGAGCTACAACATCGCCTGAGCTTGTGTTTGATGTGACCAGCTCTATATAGACAAAAACAGCTAAATATCTCAAACAGAAAATGCATGTTCAAACTAAAGATCCGAAGAGAAAACATAAAGACACATTCAACCATGTTGCAGTATTTCAGTTCTCTATTCAACTCAAGATTagtttataaaataaatttcaaaaaaagaaGGCAGAGCCTTGGCAAAAAACTAAAGGGCATGCTGCTTGGAAGAATTGAGTAAACTAGAGAGCAAATCCATTTGGCAAGCAATGAAAAACTCGTTTAGTCAATTTATCAAACATGTGGTGGGTCACAGATGCTACCAAACTCATGCTAAAGAAGGCAATAACATTTACTTGGAATCTTTCGATGGCATCCAAAAAACAATTATCTTTCGACGGCATCCATTTAGACCTAAAGTTAAAATTATCTCTTAAAACaagaaatcaaaaagaaaacaaccttgatgttaacaaaaaattgaatcattgATATTCTATAAACTAAACAAACATCTTAATCATCATACCTCCATCGGTGGGATGAATCCTAGTTGCTTCCTCCTTGAAAAATTAGCTGATTGGCAAGAAAATTGGCTAAATCTGCCCTAAATTGagagaaacaagagagggagGGAAAGGTCACAGtacaaaaagagagagaatgcAGCGGGTGAGGAGAGATGTGATGAGATGTGGTAAGTAAGAAAAGGGAGGAAATATTAGAATTTTGGGTGAAAATAATCACGCGCTAAAACATAGAgccaattttcaaatttaaggGTGATACGGTGtagttttttctatttttggcaCCTTTTTAATGACACTCCTTACTAACTGTCATGTTAACACCCTATTATGACATTTAGGAAAAAATGTCATAATACAAGTGTCaccaaaagctatttttctagTAGTGGCCCAACCATGAATTTTCATTGACATGTACTTTCAAGACTTGATTTTCACTATAATTGAATTTGATTGGAAAACTTCGGTTGGCTTGTGTTTAGATTTTCATCACAAGTTGTCTACCATCCTTTTTGTCATAGATGAAGCACTTATAATTATCAAAGTTAAGTGCATATTTATGCTCAAGAAGCGGTCCAAAACTCAATAAATTTTGGTCTAAATTAGGAACAAATAAAACATCACGAATGAACTTCATACCTTGCTTGGTTTGGGTACCAATTGTTCCCAATCCTTGTGCTTGAATTATGACTCCATTTCCCATTTTCATTTCAGTCTTTATAGATTCattcaagttaaaaaaaaaatagatttatctcttgTCATATGATTGCTACAATTGCTGTCAAGGTACCATACATTATCCATGACTTTACTGGCTATGTGAGAAGCATAGGATAAGTTTCCTTCTCCTTGCTTGTCTTTTCAGTCTTTATAGATTCACCCAAGTCAATAAAAATGCATTTATCTCTTATCATATGATTGCTACAACCGCTGTCAAGGTACCATATATTATTCTTGATTTCAGTGGCCATGTGACAAGCATAGAATAAGTTTCCTTCTCCTTGCTTGTCTTTTCAGTCTTTATAGATTCACCCAAGTCAATAACAATGGATTTATCTCTTGTCATATGATTGCTACAATTGCTGACAAGGTACCATATATTATTCTTGATTTCAATGGCCATGTGACAAGCAAAGAATAAGTTTCCTTCTCCTTGCTTGTCTTTTGAAAATTCTGCTTGGTGATTGGTCTTGAATTTGCAATCCTTCTCAATATGGCCAAATCTCTTGCAATAGTAGCAATTTGGCTTGTCTTTGTGCCAACAATCTTTCTCAAGGTGATTGGTCTTGCCACAATAGTTGCAAGGTTGTGAATTTTCAGCATTAAGACCTCTTTGAAGGTTGTTTCTTCGTCTTTCTCTTGAATTTTTGCCTTTGCCTCCTCCACGGCCATATCTACTGCCTCTTTGTGAGTCTCTACCTCTTTGGTAGCTACAAGATGGCTCTTGTTCATTGGTTTTGGGGCTGAAATTCAACTTCGATTGAAAAGCACtttcaacaaatttttttagCATATCTAGCCATCCTTCTCTCATGAGCTTTCAAGGATCCCATCAACTCTTGAACACTCATTGAGGAAATATCTTTTGTCTCCTCAATTATGGACACCATTGGATCAAATTTTGGAGGCAAACTAACAAGAATCATTTCAACAATTCTACTATCACTAATTTCTTCATCAAAGGTTTTCATTGCATTTACAattgtggtgatttttgtgtAGTAATTTTCAATACTTTCATCATCACTTATCTTCAAATTTTCAAGATCTTGAagaataacatttttttcaccTTAACATTCCCTTAGAACTCCTTTTGTAATATCTCCCATGCTTCCTTGGCATGACCGGCTCCCATAATTCTTGAACAAATATTTGGACTCACACCTTATTGGATGTGTGAAAAGgccttttcttccttcttcttatGCTCCTTAAGTGCCTTTAATTCTTGATTGGTGAGACCTTCTTCACTTTCTGGTTCTCTATAGTCATTCTCTACATATTTTCACAAATCTTGTGATCTTGAAATTGTTCTCATTTTCACGAACCAATGATCACAGTGCTCATTGGTGAATATGGGAATTGGAAGACCATCACTAGTATGATTGGCCATCTTGTATGGTTGAAAATCTCTcaaatttttttgggtttaggGTATGAACTAAAGCTGTAAAACCTAGCTCCAATACCAATTTGTTGGATATTAGACCAAGAATTGAGAATATTTGGAGACAAGAATAGCTTCaagtgttttgttttcttttatttcttttcactCTCTTATATTGGTTTGGAGGTTACAATATCTATTTATAGTTGTAAATGATCATTCTAGATACATATGGAAGAGTTTCAGCCACACTTACCAATAACCTTCTTAATTTCCAACCTTCTAGATACATGGGGAACATGCCAAGTATCTAGAGAGCATTCCAATATTCTAGATACATAGAGAATATTCCAACTATCTCATTTATTAAGTAATTAATAGGCTAATTGATTCAGCACATTATTCAATAGATTgattaaaatttgtgaaaattgGGTGCAAAAAATTACTATATTGTTTGTGATGTAACCACAAGGTTTTTCTTAAATGATAATTGTAAGTGTAGGTAATGCCACTTTTGGTCCTCCGAAGAAGATTAGCGTCTCAATCCCGtccttgaaagaaaaatgttgCAATCAAGATCTTCAAATTGAGAATTCTATAACAATTCCAGCCTCCCATCTACTTTCGTCAAGTCAATGATAGTTGACCATTTTTAAGCCATGAGACAGACTATGGTGCATCGTAAGCCGTTGTTGAGGGACGTATACTTAATTTGGCATCGAGaaagtgaaatcaaagaaagaaggcggaaaaaaaaaagaaaaagatgaacaTTTTTTGGAAAACTCACCATTTTAGTCCTTCAACTTTTTGCTTTTGTCAATTTAGTCTCTTAACTTAGTTTTAGCCTAATTTAGTCCTTTAACTTAAATTTTGTATCCAATTAAATTCTATTACGGTAGCACCACCAATTAAAACATTTCTGGTCCAAATTTCTACTACGGTGCTAATAGAAGAAGTACAAGTGAGGCTCAAtattaaaatgaagaaaaaagttTTTCCATAACTTTGGGGGAAACAGTAAATTTACTATTGAATTACGGAGAAAAGTAGAAgttcttgcaaaaaaaaaaacccagcaACAATTGGGTCGTCTTCATCATAAACTCACAAAAAACTCTGATAGATGAATTCAGAAACAGCACCCATTTATACTCTTCATCAACTCCCATTAATCATCCATCACTCAAGAACAAAATTAATCATCCATCATCCATCAAATCCCATTAATTGGTGGTGCCACCAAAAAAGGATTTAATTGGATTCAAAATTTAAgttaaaaggacaaaattaggCTAAAACAAAGTTAAGGGACTAAATTGACATAAGTAAATAGTTGAAGGACTAAAATAgccatttttccaaaaatttttcattttagtttctaaatcctttaagaaaattttttttctaagttCCTAAATCCTTTACCAGATTAATAACAGCCATTCCAGTGGAAAAATTTTCCCCATTTAAAGAGCATAAATTAGGGGTCCAACATTAATAAGCTGATGGGAATTGACATAAGGATTGAGTTGGAACAAAATTCTTATTTTGGACGAACTTgattgactctttttttttttttttcaaattcagaCATTGTGTTGAAATTCTAATCTACTTTGGAGAATCAAAATGAATTATCCCTTAAATGTTCAAGAATAATTCCAAGTAAAATTTTGTGAGTGAAATGGGATGTTCTGATAAAGCAATAATTTTTTGGTATAAAGGTAAATGAAAATGGTGTAGTAAAAGAAAAATGTACTAAGACGTTTTAAGAAGGGATAAAAAATTTCCATGTTTTAAGGAAAGGGTAAAAAATTTCTATCAAAATTGTAAGACTTACCAGAAGGAtgcaggattttttttttttttttttgggaggtcTTGAACCCTTCTTAAGGAAGGGGTAAAAAATTTCTATGTTTAAACagtaaaaattttctttcaaaattgtAAGTCTCACAAGAAGTatgtaggattttttttttatatttttggtaaGTGGTGGGTCATGAACCATCTTTTTCATCTTACCACTCAATCTAATCCCTCCAACCAAGGATTTTTTATTATAGAAAGTagtaaattacatttttatgAGAAGGGAAATTTTCTATAAAAATGGTAAATTTGAATAGTACATTGGTCAGGATTAACTTTAACCGCATAAAGGTATTTCATATTTGTGATCCGCTCAAAGAGGTTTATGTATTAACCCATTTTTTGTTTATGTTTTTATTATACGCTACTATTTTGCTATATATTTCtgtcgcttttttttttttttttggattaagtttgcATTAGGAGACGAGTGACCAAGTCCTTCTAGAGCATGAGTTCGTTTCCATAACAAACTCTAATTGCTCGTTTCCATTAGAAACTCTAATTGGCTAAACATTGTTTCTGTTTACCACCCATAAAAACATTCCTAAATTCTTATCTCCACATTGAAATTCTTATACAAAAAAATCAAGAAGGGTAGTCTGGAAGTTCGTGGGCAAGGAAGACATGAAAGGATTGTTTGGATTTTTCGGACGAAAAGGCACAGAGGTACGACTTGTAAGTTTCAGTGATGTGTTTGATGTTGATGCTTGAACAATTTAACTTGAAAATCACACATAAGTTTTTCAAGTCTTCTTCATATTTATGGTTTTTTTGTCTGTTTAATTTCAGTTTATTTCTTGTGATGTAACTTGGATTTATTTGTGATGATGTAGTTTTAATTGGCGAGACAAATATGCTCAGTCTTTAATGTTTTTTTACCTTGTTCGTCTTATGTGCTTTATCTTATGTATACTCTATTGCGATACTTGTGAAACAAAAGGAGGAGAAGAGAGGAGATGGCTAAGGAGACGAATAATAATTAGCAGTACAAAAAGGGTTGTGAAGTTTGAGAGAAGTTTAAACTCGGGCTTAGATTTCTTAAAAATACAGTGATGAATTAAAGTTTCTGTGTACAGGAGGAAATTCAGAATCTCCTTGATGAACTGGATCAAAAAAACCAACAGCTGAATTTAGAATTGCTTGGGATTAGGAGAAAGGCTGATGATTTGGATCATAAGGAAGTCGAAATCACCAACTTGGGGGAAAGGTTgatgaaaaaggaagaaatattAGATGATCTGCTGGGTACCGTTGAGGAGAAAGACCAGGTTGTGGAGGCCAAGTTGGAACTTGCCAAGGAGAAAGAAGAATATATCAAGAATGAGGAGAAAATGTTGGATTTGGAAAAGCAACAAATTAGTTCTGACCGAAAAAGTTTGCTAGATCTTAAAGATGAACTTAAAAGGACAATGGATGAAATTAGACAAAAACAACAGCAGATTGATGATGAAAATAAAAACCTTCAAGTTCAGAAAGAATTGCTTTTGACGGAGGAGGATGATCTGAAACAATTGAGGAAGCAATTGGAGCAAGAAAGGGAGGCGTTGGATGAGAAGAAAGTGGTTGCACCTGCTTCTGATCGGAAGTCTTCTGATAAATCTGGTGGCTGCTGCCGCCGCAATTCTTGGCTCAGAAATTGCACTCCAAGTATTTTTAAATTATCCCGCAAAGAATCACAGGGTTTGCCAGATTCAAGGCGCTCTGATGAAAAAGCTACCAGGAAGAGGGCACGGGACGATGATCAAACTCCTATTGAAGCAGAGACAGAAAAGGGCAGGAAAAGGAGGCAAACTGACACTCCTTTAGTAGTCCCAGGGCTGCAGTTTACACCTAATGAACCATTTGACACTGAGGTAAATCCTTCTAGTTTCTTGATAAATTTTGATCTGCATAGAAAAATGGCCTTTCTTCAACATGTACATATTTCTTTGTTTACAGCCGCGGATTCAATTGTCTGAGTATGTCTTGGATGGTAATGATGGTGGAGATGAATCTGGCGACAACTTTGAGCAGTTGATTAAAGCATCATCTGGAGATGGCTTGGATGATATTAATGGTGATGGATATGCCACCGACAACGGCaacaaggaggaggaggaggaggaggaggatgatGATGAACATCTTGGTAAAACGTCAGTGAGTAGAAAGATATGGAACTTCTTGACAACATAAAAATCCGTCCTTAGCGGGAAGCCCTAACTTATCCTCCTAGTTTAGCCGTTGTACATGATTTTAGTTCTAAATGTCCCACTAAACTTAATGCAGACAGATGATAgttgaatattttttatttttcagtttttttcTACCAAATTGTTACATATTCCTTTTTTCTTACTCCTCTGAATAATCCCTTggatattttctttttatacaTGTGTcatgcaattttttataattttgttttGCGTGTGTATGTTATATCCACTCCTACTAATGCAGGAAAAGCTTTATAGTGACAGTATAGAGAATGTTATTTCTGGATTTGGCCATAATTTTGCTGGTTGTTGGTTTAAAGTAGTATTTAATTTACCCTATAATCATGTTTATACTGACAATTCACTTAAATTTGTTGTGCCAATCTGCTATTGGAAGCTGGCCATTGAGTCATCGCATGTCTTCACTCGCTTGACGACGGCTCGTAGAATGTTTTTGGTGGCTCAAATACAAGTTTGATCTTCTTCATCCAAAAAATTTCGAGGAAACCATAGTGGAATATAGCCTTCTTGACGACTAGTTTGAAGATTTtacataattttattttttttttatagtatgAAACAGATGGaatttaaaaagtgaaaaagagCAAGGAAGATTTGAAACCAAGATAGTCTTGGAGTCTCAATCGTAACTATTAGATCAAAACCTTCTCGGTGATTTTACATAGATAAGAGATAAAGCAACAAATTAATTTCTATCTGAGATCATTGACAGCCCCTTTATGGTATCCAAGATTCAAATCAATGTCTTagtttttttctcaaaatatgtCCAATGGtaattaatttcaaattcattaacGGATTTCAAATCCTCTCCGCATATATCTATTTTGTTTCCCGGAAATATATGTCTATATTGTTGACTTAGTGATAACAGGCATGGTCTATTGTATAATTAATTTCAGTTGAGGGAGAAGTAGGATAAGAAAGTAGTATAGATGATTCAAATGTTAAGCCCCATAACTTCGTCACATCAAATGCTTTGCACAACCAACGTGCTACTTTACTGTATTTAGATTTGCCATTTATGTAATTATGGTCATTGGTAATCATGATGATTGTCTTTCCAAGACAAGAATGATCATAACAAACCCTGTCTCTTAGCATATGAATTGTCAAAATTAAGGACATTAAAGGCTTGAGATATTGCACACAGCTCAACCTGTAGAGAAATTCGTTGAACTGAGATTTTCCTGAGGCCAAGCCGTTCTCAACGGATTCTTGCTTTTGCATATATATACACTAGGGGAAAAAACACTCAAACAATTGCATAGCTTCGAGCAAATATACATTCAAAAGAGCCAAATTCTCAGCCCTCGATCAGCTGCAAGTTTGCATTTTTTTCCAACATCGTTTTGTCATTTGTCGAGAGAATGGCAACATTGACCAGAATGGTTCTTGTGTTGCTCGTTGCATTCTTGCTATGCTCAGTAGTAGCCTGCAATGCCTCtaatttattaattaaattatcaaattacaTATTAAATCAATCAAACTGGTCAAACGAGTCAACCCGTGTTGACCTGATTTGGACCTATTTGCCTCGCGGGTCATTCAGGTTTGACCTAATTTTTGTCCGAACCCATGAAGAGCCCGCTAATTTCGTGCTAGATTCAAGTTATGTTTTCAAGTCGTATGGAGAAGTGTCACCCCTAGATTCTGGCACGAAGATTAATAGAAAAAACTACACAATTGTCCACTACCTGTTTATTACAACAAAtgaaacttgcaatttctaataatcaaatttttattaaattttattaaagaTAAAATGAAGATCGACATTACAGGAATATTCCATTCAATCCTTCAAAATCTatagaaatttcaagaaataatggaaaaaaaagaagtagagaaaaaatttgaagaaatcaaAAGACATACCTCTTtgaaccatagttattaaacccaaccCGGGAAGGAAGCTGACAGGTGTCgggcctgtgcaataataaatacctactcgagaaaaatgaattttctgtgtatagtagtgagtagggtcgaatccacagggactggaaaaaaattcgattcttttcaagttcgggacacgggggatttttatcagataaaactaaaaataaataattaaacaatttaactaaaaataattaaacaatttaaccaaagataaataattaattaatacaattgtaaatagcaattaaataaatgataaataaattctagccaaggatacaactacgcagacacagtccattcatccgatcattgatgcaaagaatgttcacttaatttaattaataggctagttatagccGCTGATAAACTCTAACGaccagcttttccttaatttattgataaccaaggtacgaccgttgattacctctaaccaggaaatactcctaggtacgaccgtaggaattaatttcctaattgcattaaaaactagaaaaacctagcccaaattaataacacgctacgagggttatttaaatcagattgcatgttcccctagtatgtgaaaatactaattgtcactaatattaaccaactaaacaattacggatttaattgattaatttgacaagagattaaaaagtcaaattgcacatcgggcccttgatatccaattaacaaaataatcccatggaaattaaaacagaaaacatgcaaatattaacaaattaaggaacacgtaaaattaattagatctcacagatatatGGGACTGCGTCGtcgcgttgatccttgactagaggagaaaattagccacgcctcataagaAAATTCCCACACAATTCAATTGAATTCGAAGACATAAATAACTCTTGCTAGtaactgaaaatgaaaatttgattcTCCGTAATCTAATGCAATAAAACTAGTTTCATGGAAGAAACTAGTTGAATGAAAGAGAccgaagaaataaaaaaaacaaacttcTGGAGAAAACTTCACACCCAAAATCCAACAAACCAATCAACTACCTATTCTACCTACGGAGCTTCTTGAAGAGCAAACTAAAAACTAGTCTCCCGCTTATGAAGCTATCATCTGATATATATAAGGCAAGCC of Coffea arabica cultivar ET-39 chromosome 5c, Coffea Arabica ET-39 HiFi, whole genome shotgun sequence contains these proteins:
- the LOC113690686 gene encoding AT-hook motif nuclear-localized protein 21-like translates to MNKSHLVATKEVETHKEAVDMAVEEAKAKIQEKDEETTFKEVLMLKIHNLATIVARPITLRKIVGTKTSQIATIARDLAILRRIANSRPITKQNFQKTSKEKETYSLLVTWPLKSRIIYELVTSNTSSGDVVALRPRGRPPSSKNKPKPPVIITQESTNTLRAHKLEVSSGCDVFELVATYVRKRQRGICILSSSGTVNNVSLRQLAVAGSVMTLHGWFEILSLSGSFLPPLAPPGATNLTIYLAGRYSQVVGGNVVGALIASRPVIVIAASFTNVAYERLSLDEDDHSLQVQPPMVSQPSIGGDGSGTSGAVAGGSNNKFSDPSLGLPLF